The proteins below come from a single Mycolicibacterium sp. TY81 genomic window:
- a CDS encoding acyl-CoA dehydrogenase family protein, whose product MADTHVVTNQVPPLENYNPATFPALAEALIREGGEWGVDEVHEVGALGGSRVAQRWGELADRNVPILHTHDRYGHRVDEVEYDPAYHHLMNAAVTHGLHGAPWADDRPGAHVVRAAKMSAWTPEPGHVCPISMTYAVVPALRFNPELAKVYEPLLTSRVYDPELKVPATKAGITAGMSMTEKQGGSDVRAGTTQATPNGDGSYSLRGHKWFTSAPMGDMFLVLAQAPGGLSCFFLPRVLPDGTRNRMFIQRLKDKLGNHANASSEIEYDGATVWLVGEEGRGVPTIIEMVNLTRLDCTLGSATSMRTGLTQAVHHAQHRKAFGAYLIDQPLMRNVLADMAVEAEAATMLAMRMAGATDRAVRGDERESLFRRIGLAAAKYWVCKRATPHAAEAMECFGGNGYAEESGMPRLYREAPLMGIWEGSGNVSALDTLRAMATKPECIEVLFDELAQAQDPRLDAHVNALKAQLTDPATLEYRGRKVAEDISLALQGALLVRHGHPAVAEAFLVSRLDRQWGGAFGTLPTGLDLAPIIERALVKG is encoded by the coding sequence ATGGCCGATACCCATGTCGTGACCAATCAGGTCCCGCCGCTGGAGAACTACAACCCCGCCACCTTCCCGGCGCTCGCCGAGGCCCTCATCCGCGAAGGCGGGGAGTGGGGTGTCGACGAGGTCCACGAGGTCGGTGCGCTCGGCGGCAGCCGGGTCGCGCAGCGCTGGGGGGAGCTCGCGGACCGCAACGTCCCGATCCTGCACACGCACGACAGGTACGGGCACCGCGTCGACGAGGTCGAATACGACCCCGCCTACCACCACCTCATGAACGCCGCGGTGACACACGGCCTGCACGGCGCACCGTGGGCCGACGACCGTCCCGGCGCCCACGTTGTCCGTGCGGCGAAGATGTCGGCCTGGACCCCCGAGCCAGGCCACGTCTGCCCGATCTCGATGACGTACGCCGTCGTCCCGGCACTGCGGTTCAACCCCGAACTGGCCAAGGTCTACGAACCGCTGCTGACCAGCCGGGTCTACGACCCCGAGCTGAAAGTGCCTGCCACCAAAGCCGGTATTACCGCCGGCATGTCGATGACCGAGAAGCAGGGCGGCTCCGACGTCCGCGCCGGCACCACGCAGGCCACGCCCAACGGTGACGGCAGCTACTCGCTGCGCGGGCACAAGTGGTTCACCTCGGCGCCGATGGGCGACATGTTCCTCGTCCTCGCGCAGGCACCGGGCGGACTGTCGTGCTTCTTCCTGCCCCGCGTCCTGCCCGACGGCACCCGCAACCGCATGTTCATCCAGCGGCTCAAGGACAAGCTCGGCAACCACGCCAACGCCTCCAGCGAGATCGAGTACGACGGCGCGACCGTCTGGCTCGTCGGCGAGGAGGGCCGCGGCGTGCCGACCATCATCGAGATGGTCAACCTGACCCGCCTGGACTGCACGCTCGGCAGCGCCACCAGCATGCGCACCGGCCTGACCCAGGCCGTGCACCACGCCCAGCACCGCAAGGCGTTCGGCGCCTACCTGATCGACCAGCCGCTGATGCGCAACGTGCTGGCCGACATGGCCGTCGAAGCCGAGGCCGCCACCATGCTGGCGATGCGCATGGCCGGCGCCACCGACCGCGCCGTCCGCGGTGACGAACGCGAAAGCCTGTTCCGCCGCATCGGTCTGGCCGCGGCCAAGTACTGGGTGTGCAAGCGGGCGACGCCGCACGCCGCGGAGGCCATGGAGTGCTTCGGCGGCAACGGCTACGCCGAGGAATCGGGTATGCCGCGGCTCTACCGCGAGGCCCCGCTGATGGGCATCTGGGAAGGCTCGGGCAACGTCAGCGCGCTCGACACGCTGCGCGCCATGGCGACCAAGCCCGAGTGCATCGAGGTGCTGTTCGACGAGTTGGCGCAGGCGCAGGACCCGCGCCTGGACGCCCACGTCAACGCGCTCAAGGCGCAGCTCACCGATCCGGCGACCCTCGAATACCGCGGACGCAAAGTGGCCGAGGACATCTCGCTGGCGCTGCAGGGCGCGCTGCTGGTGCGCCACGGGCACCCCGCGGTGGCCGAGGCGTTCCTCGTCAGCCGCCTCGACCGCCAGTGGGGCGGCGCGTTCGGCACCCTGCCGACGGGCCTCGACCTCGCGCCCATCATCGAACGCGCCCTCGTCAAGGGCTGA
- a CDS encoding MBL fold metallo-hydrolase has protein sequence MPLARQDCAALVVGGPTTVLDLGGLRIVSDPTFDAPGPQGYLTKTRGPAVTEEQIGAVDVVLVSHDNHVDNFDERGRAFAENAPVLLTTIGAARRLGTPAVGLRPWSTYTLTRPDTGELNVTAVPAVHGPEDGDRDPDGYVNCEVIGFVLSGSTLPTVYISGDNASLRTVGEIARRVGTIDAAILHAGAARVPGKFRHRAVSLDSIRTAAAAAVLGAPVNIPVHYDGWAHFTEGRDDIARAFDDAGITSALRVADHGTWLSLRP, from the coding sequence ATGCCTCTGGCCCGACAGGATTGCGCTGCGCTGGTCGTCGGCGGCCCGACCACCGTGCTCGATCTCGGCGGCCTGCGCATCGTCAGCGACCCGACCTTCGACGCCCCCGGCCCGCAGGGGTACTTGACGAAAACCCGCGGCCCGGCCGTCACCGAGGAGCAGATCGGCGCCGTCGACGTCGTCCTCGTCAGCCACGACAACCACGTTGACAACTTCGACGAGCGCGGCCGCGCCTTCGCCGAGAACGCACCGGTCCTGCTCACCACGATCGGCGCAGCCAGGCGACTGGGCACGCCGGCTGTCGGGTTGCGACCGTGGAGCACCTACACCCTCACCCGGCCCGACACCGGCGAGCTCAACGTCACCGCCGTCCCTGCCGTCCACGGTCCCGAAGACGGCGACCGCGACCCCGACGGGTACGTCAACTGCGAAGTCATCGGGTTCGTGCTTTCCGGTAGCACACTGCCCACGGTCTACATCAGCGGCGACAACGCCTCTCTCCGTACTGTCGGCGAGATCGCCCGTCGCGTCGGCACCATCGACGCAGCCATCCTGCACGCCGGTGCCGCTCGAGTGCCCGGCAAATTCCGGCATCGGGCGGTCAGTCTCGACAGCATCCGAACGGCGGCCGCCGCCGCGGTCCTGGGCGCCCCGGTCAACATCCCGGTCCACTACGACGGTTGGGCACACTTCACCGAGGGCCGCGACGACATCGCCCGCGCCTTCGACGACGCCGGCATCACCTCGGCCCTGCGCGTCGCCGACCACGGCACCTGGCTGTCGTTGCGGCCATGA
- a CDS encoding amino acid permease, protein MQDANTEVTETPDAGYERGLSARTVQMIAIGGAIGTGLFYGAGGAIEKAGPALILAYLAAGLAVFVIMRALGELLVYRPVSGSISEYAEEFMGRFAGFANGWTYWAVWATTCMAEITVAGKYVQYWPWGHDIPQWVTALVVLLVLFAANLISVKIFGEAEFWFSMIKVTAIIGMIIIGIGVLLPIAGFGPATGPSVTNLWNDGGFFPTGFSSALLSLQIVVFAYVGVELVGVTAGEAENPKVTLRKAINTLPFRIGLFYVGALIVILSVQGWRNYHAGHSPFVAVFQYLNIPAAAGIVNFILLTAALSSCNSGIYSTGRMVRSLAQRGDAPAGLQALSSRHVPMLAICFSALTMGVGVLVNYLSPDKAFAYITSVSTIGIIFVWGSILVSHFIYRQRVAAGVLPASDYRLPGAPYTTFLALGFLALVVVLLFFTDDGRTAILVGAIWFVIVTLGYFVHRGDRATEVVTRH, encoded by the coding sequence GTGCAAGACGCCAACACTGAGGTAACAGAGACACCCGACGCCGGTTACGAGCGCGGTCTGTCCGCCAGAACCGTGCAGATGATCGCGATCGGCGGGGCCATCGGCACCGGCCTCTTCTACGGCGCCGGCGGCGCCATCGAGAAGGCCGGTCCCGCGCTGATCCTGGCGTACCTGGCGGCCGGCCTGGCCGTGTTCGTCATCATGCGGGCGCTCGGTGAGCTGCTGGTGTACCGCCCGGTGTCGGGCAGCATCTCGGAATACGCCGAGGAGTTCATGGGCCGGTTCGCCGGTTTCGCGAACGGCTGGACGTACTGGGCGGTGTGGGCCACGACGTGCATGGCCGAGATCACGGTGGCCGGCAAGTATGTGCAGTACTGGCCGTGGGGGCACGACATCCCGCAGTGGGTGACGGCGCTGGTCGTGCTGCTGGTGCTGTTCGCGGCCAACCTGATCTCGGTGAAGATTTTCGGTGAGGCCGAGTTCTGGTTCTCGATGATCAAGGTGACCGCGATCATCGGCATGATCATCATCGGCATCGGTGTGCTGCTGCCGATCGCCGGTTTCGGCCCGGCCACCGGACCGAGCGTGACCAACCTCTGGAACGACGGCGGCTTCTTCCCGACGGGCTTCAGCTCGGCGTTGCTGAGCCTGCAGATCGTGGTGTTCGCCTACGTCGGTGTCGAGCTCGTGGGTGTCACCGCGGGCGAGGCCGAGAACCCGAAGGTGACGCTGCGCAAGGCCATCAACACGCTGCCCTTCCGCATCGGCCTGTTCTACGTCGGCGCGTTGATCGTGATCCTGTCGGTGCAGGGCTGGCGGAACTACCACGCCGGCCACAGCCCGTTCGTCGCGGTTTTCCAGTACCTCAACATCCCGGCCGCCGCGGGCATCGTGAACTTCATCCTGCTCACCGCGGCGCTGTCGTCGTGCAACTCGGGCATCTATTCGACGGGCCGCATGGTGCGCAGCCTCGCGCAGCGCGGTGACGCGCCCGCCGGTCTGCAGGCGCTGAGCAGCCGGCACGTGCCGATGCTCGCCATCTGCTTCTCGGCCCTGACCATGGGCGTCGGTGTCCTGGTGAACTACCTGTCGCCGGACAAGGCGTTCGCCTACATCACCTCGGTGTCGACCATCGGCATCATCTTCGTGTGGGGCTCGATCCTGGTGTCGCACTTCATCTATCGCCAGCGGGTGGCCGCCGGCGTGTTGCCGGCGTCGGACTACCGCCTGCCGGGCGCGCCGTACACGACGTTCCTGGCGCTCGGGTTCCTGGCGCTCGTCGTCGTGCTGCTGTTCTTCACCGACGACGGACGGACCGCGATCCTGGTGGGTGCCATCTGGTTCGTCATCGTGACGCTGGGTTACTTCGTGCACCGCGGCGACCGCGCGACCGAGGTCGTGACGCGCCACTAG
- a CDS encoding deoxyribonuclease IV, translating into MLIGSHVDNTDPLAAAAADGADVVQFFLGNPQSWKKPAPREDAEILRASTVPLYVHAPYLINVASANNKVRIPSRKILQDTCDAASEIGATAVIVHGGHADDNDMEAGFERWVKALDALKTDMPVYLENTAGGDHAMARHFDTIARLWDRIGDKGIGFCLDTCHAWAAGEALVDAVERIKSITGRIDLVHCNDSRDAAGSGADRHANFGSGQIDPQLLAAVVRAADAPVICETSEDGRKDDIAFLRENV; encoded by the coding sequence ATGCTGATTGGTTCGCACGTCGACAACACCGATCCTCTGGCCGCGGCCGCTGCCGACGGCGCCGATGTGGTGCAGTTCTTCCTGGGCAACCCGCAGAGCTGGAAGAAGCCCGCGCCCCGCGAGGACGCCGAGATCCTGCGGGCGTCGACGGTGCCGCTGTACGTCCACGCGCCGTACCTGATCAACGTCGCGTCGGCCAACAACAAGGTGCGCATCCCGTCGCGCAAGATCCTGCAGGACACGTGCGATGCCGCGTCCGAGATCGGCGCGACGGCCGTGATCGTGCACGGCGGTCATGCCGACGACAACGACATGGAGGCCGGCTTCGAGCGGTGGGTGAAGGCGCTCGACGCCCTCAAGACCGACATGCCCGTGTACCTGGAGAACACCGCCGGCGGCGATCACGCCATGGCGCGGCACTTCGACACCATCGCCCGGCTGTGGGACCGCATCGGCGACAAGGGCATCGGTTTCTGCCTGGACACCTGCCATGCCTGGGCGGCGGGGGAGGCGCTGGTCGACGCGGTCGAGCGCATCAAGTCCATCACCGGCCGGATCGATCTGGTGCACTGCAACGACTCCCGGGACGCCGCCGGTTCCGGCGCCGACCGGCACGCGAATTTCGGTTCGGGCCAGATCGACCCGCAGTTGCTGGCAGCGGTGGTGCGCGCCGCCGACGCTCCCGTCATCTGCGAGACGTCCGAGGACGGCCGGAAGGACGACATCGCGTTCCTGCGCGAGAACGTTTAG
- a CDS encoding DNA-directed RNA polymerase subunit beta', which translates to MLDVNFFDELRIGLATAEDIRNWSYGEVKKPETINYRTLKPEKDGLFCEKIFGPTRDWECYCGKYKRVRFKGIVCERCGVEVTRAKVRRERMGHIELAAPVTHIWYFKGVPSRLGYLLDLAPKDLEKIIYFAAYVITSVDTEMRHNELSTLEAEMVVEKKAVEDQRDLDLAERAQKLEQDLAELEKEGAKSDVRRKVRDGGEREMRQLRDRAQRELDRLDEIWTTFTKLAPKQLIVDEVLYRELQDRYGEYFTGAMGAESIKKLIETFDIDAEAESLRDTIKNGKGQKKLRALKRLKVVAAFQQSGNSPMGMVLDAVPVIPPELRPMVQLDGGRFATSDLNDLYRRVINRNNRLKRLIDLGAPEIIVNNEKRMLQESVDALFDNGRRGRPVTGPGNRPLKSLSDLLKGKQGRFRQNLLGKRVDYSGRSVIVVGPQLKLHQCGLPKLMALELFKPFVMKRLVDLNHAQNIKSAKRMVERQRPQVWDVLEEVIAEHPVLLNRAPTLHRLGIQAFEPQLVEGKAIQLHPLVCEAFNADFDGDQMAVHLPLSAEAQAEARILMLSSNNILSPASGRPLAMPRLDMVTGLFFLTTQIDGDLGEFVAATKDSAEQGVYSSPAEAIMAMDRGALSVRAKIKVRLTHLRPPAEIEAQLFENGWKPGDAWTAETTLGRVLFNELLPKGYPFVDKQMHKKVQAAIINDLAERYPMIVVAQTVDKLKDAGFHWATRSGVTVSMADVLVPPQKQEILERYEGQADAIEKKYQRGGLNHDERNESLVKIWQQATEEVGKALEDYYPADNPIITIVKSGATGNLTQTRTLAGMKGLVTNPKGEFIPRPIKSSFREGLTVLEYFINTHGARKGLADTALRTADSGYLTRRLVDVSQDVIVRETDCETERGVIVTLAEVQADGSLVRDAHVETSAYARTLATDAVDANGNVVVERGHDLGDPAIEALLAAGISTVKVRSVLTCATGTGVCAKCYGRSMATGKLVDIGEAVGIVAAQSIGEPGTQLTMRTFHQGGVTGGADIVGGLPRVQELFEARVPRNVAPIADVAGRVQLEEDDKFYKITIVPDDGGEEVVYDKLPRRNRRLRVFKHDDGTERLLADGDHVEVGQQLMEGSANPHEVLRVQGPREVQIHLVKEVQEVYRAQGVSIHDKHIEVIVRQMLRRVTIIDSGSTEFLPGSLTERSEFETENRRVVAEGGEPAAGRPVLMGITKASLATDSWLSAASFQETTRVLTDAAINCRSDKLQGLKENVIIGKLIPAGTGINRYRNIQVQPTEEARAAAYTIPSYEDQYYSPDFGQATGAAVPLDDYGYSDYR; encoded by the coding sequence GTGCTAGACGTCAACTTCTTCGATGAACTCCGCATCGGCCTGGCCACCGCGGAAGACATCCGTAATTGGTCGTACGGCGAGGTCAAGAAGCCGGAGACCATCAACTACCGCACGCTCAAGCCGGAAAAGGACGGCCTGTTCTGCGAGAAGATCTTCGGACCGACTCGCGACTGGGAGTGCTACTGCGGTAAGTACAAGCGTGTCCGCTTCAAGGGCATCGTCTGCGAGCGCTGTGGCGTCGAGGTGACTCGCGCCAAGGTGCGTCGTGAGCGCATGGGCCACATCGAGCTGGCCGCGCCGGTCACCCACATCTGGTACTTCAAGGGCGTTCCGTCGCGCTTGGGCTACCTGCTGGACCTGGCCCCGAAGGATCTGGAAAAGATCATCTACTTCGCGGCCTACGTCATCACCTCGGTCGACACCGAGATGCGGCACAACGAGCTGTCCACGCTCGAGGCCGAGATGGTCGTCGAGAAGAAGGCCGTCGAGGATCAGCGCGATCTGGACCTGGCCGAGCGCGCACAGAAGCTCGAGCAGGACCTGGCCGAGCTGGAGAAGGAAGGCGCCAAGTCCGACGTCCGCCGCAAGGTGCGCGACGGTGGCGAGCGCGAGATGCGTCAGCTCCGCGACCGGGCCCAGCGTGAGCTGGACCGGCTCGACGAGATCTGGACCACCTTCACCAAGCTGGCTCCGAAGCAGCTCATCGTCGACGAGGTGCTGTACCGCGAGCTGCAGGACCGCTACGGCGAGTACTTCACCGGCGCCATGGGTGCCGAGTCGATCAAGAAGCTCATCGAGACCTTCGACATCGACGCCGAGGCCGAGTCGCTGCGCGACACCATCAAGAACGGCAAGGGCCAGAAGAAGCTGCGCGCCCTCAAGCGTCTGAAGGTCGTCGCCGCGTTCCAGCAGTCCGGCAACTCGCCCATGGGCATGGTGCTCGACGCCGTTCCGGTGATCCCGCCGGAGCTGCGCCCGATGGTCCAGCTGGACGGTGGCCGCTTCGCGACCTCCGACCTGAACGACCTGTACCGCCGCGTCATCAACCGCAACAACCGGTTGAAGCGACTGATCGACCTCGGTGCGCCCGAGATCATCGTCAACAACGAGAAGCGCATGCTGCAGGAGTCTGTGGACGCGCTGTTCGACAACGGCCGTCGTGGCCGGCCCGTCACGGGTCCGGGCAACCGTCCGCTCAAGTCGCTGTCCGATCTGCTCAAGGGCAAGCAGGGCCGCTTCCGTCAGAACCTGCTGGGTAAGCGCGTCGACTACTCGGGCCGTTCGGTCATCGTCGTCGGCCCGCAGCTCAAGCTGCACCAGTGTGGTCTGCCGAAGCTGATGGCTCTCGAGCTGTTCAAGCCGTTCGTGATGAAGCGTCTGGTCGACCTGAACCACGCGCAGAACATCAAGAGCGCCAAGCGCATGGTCGAGCGTCAGCGTCCCCAGGTGTGGGATGTCCTCGAAGAGGTCATCGCCGAGCACCCGGTGCTGCTGAACCGTGCACCTACGCTGCACCGCCTGGGTATCCAGGCCTTCGAGCCGCAGCTGGTGGAAGGCAAGGCCATCCAGCTGCACCCGCTGGTGTGTGAGGCGTTCAACGCTGACTTCGACGGTGACCAGATGGCCGTGCACCTCCCGCTGTCGGCGGAGGCGCAGGCCGAGGCACGCATCCTGATGCTGTCGTCGAACAACATCCTGTCGCCGGCGTCGGGCCGCCCGCTCGCCATGCCGCGTCTGGACATGGTGACCGGTCTGTTCTTCCTGACCACGCAGATCGACGGTGACCTCGGCGAGTTCGTCGCGGCCACCAAGGACAGCGCGGAGCAGGGCGTCTACAGCAGCCCGGCCGAGGCCATCATGGCCATGGACCGTGGTGCGCTGTCGGTGCGCGCGAAGATCAAGGTCCGGCTGACGCACCTGCGTCCGCCGGCCGAGATCGAGGCGCAGCTGTTCGAGAACGGCTGGAAGCCGGGCGACGCGTGGACCGCGGAGACCACCCTGGGCCGCGTGCTGTTCAACGAGCTGCTGCCCAAGGGCTACCCGTTCGTCGACAAGCAGATGCACAAGAAGGTCCAGGCGGCGATCATCAACGATCTCGCCGAGCGCTACCCGATGATCGTCGTGGCGCAGACCGTCGACAAGCTGAAGGATGCCGGTTTCCACTGGGCGACCCGCTCGGGCGTGACGGTCTCGATGGCCGACGTTCTGGTGCCGCCGCAGAAGCAGGAGATCCTGGAGCGCTACGAGGGCCAGGCCGACGCGATCGAGAAGAAGTACCAGCGCGGTGGTCTGAACCACGACGAGCGCAACGAGTCGCTGGTCAAGATCTGGCAGCAGGCCACCGAAGAGGTCGGTAAGGCGCTGGAGGACTACTACCCGGCGGACAACCCGATCATCACGATCGTGAAGTCGGGCGCCACGGGTAACCTCACGCAGACCCGCACCCTGGCCGGCATGAAGGGTCTGGTGACGAACCCGAAGGGTGAGTTCATCCCGCGGCCCATCAAGTCGTCCTTCCGCGAGGGCCTGACGGTGTTGGAGTACTTCATCAACACCCACGGTGCTCGTAAGGGTCTGGCCGATACCGCTCTGCGTACCGCCGACTCGGGCTACCTGACCCGTCGTCTGGTCGACGTGTCGCAGGACGTCATCGTCCGCGAGACCGACTGTGAGACCGAGCGCGGCGTCATCGTCACGCTGGCCGAGGTCCAGGCCGACGGTTCGCTGGTGCGCGACGCGCACGTCGAGACGTCCGCCTACGCGCGGACCCTGGCCACCGATGCGGTCGACGCGAACGGCAACGTCGTCGTCGAGCGCGGCCACGATCTCGGTGACCCGGCGATCGAGGCCCTGCTCGCCGCGGGTATCTCGACGGTCAAGGTGCGTTCGGTGCTGACCTGTGCCACCGGCACCGGCGTCTGCGCCAAGTGCTACGGCCGCTCGATGGCCACCGGCAAGCTGGTCGACATCGGCGAGGCCGTCGGTATCGTCGCCGCCCAGTCCATCGGTGAGCCCGGTACCCAGCTGACGATGCGTACCTTCCACCAGGGTGGCGTCACCGGTGGCGCCGACATCGTCGGTGGTCTGCCGCGCGTCCAGGAGCTGTTCGAGGCCCGCGTGCCCCGCAACGTCGCTCCGATCGCCGACGTGGCCGGCCGGGTGCAGCTGGAAGAGGACGACAAGTTCTACAAGATCACCATCGTTCCCGACGATGGTGGCGAGGAAGTCGTCTACGACAAGCTGCCGCGTCGTAACCGTCGCCTGCGCGTCTTCAAGCACGACGACGGCACCGAGCGCCTGTTGGCCGATGGTGACCACGTCGAGGTCGGCCAGCAGCTCATGGAGGGTTCGGCGAACCCCCACGAGGTGCTCCGCGTCCAGGGCCCCCGCGAGGTGCAGATTCACCTCGTCAAGGAGGTCCAGGAGGTCTACCGCGCACAGGGTGTGTCGATCCACGACAAGCACATCGAGGTCATCGTTCGCCAGATGCTGCGTCGCGTGACGATCATCGACTCGGGCTCGACGGAGTTCCTGCCCGGTTCGCTGACCGAGCGCAGCGAGTTCGAGACCGAGAACCGTCGCGTCGTGGCCGAGGGCGGCGAGCCCGCGGCCGGACGTCCGGTGCTGATGGGTATCACGAAGGCATCGCTGGCCACGGACTCGTGGCTGTCGGCGGCGTCGTTCCAGGAGACCACTCGCGTGCTGACCGATGCGGCCATCAACTGCCGTAGCGACAAGCTGCAGGGTCTGAAGGAGAACGTGATCATCGGTAAGTTGATCCCGGCTGGTACGGGCATCAACCGGTACCGCAACATCCAGGTCCAGCCGACCGAGGAAGCCCGCGCTGCGGCGTACACGATCCCGTCCTACGAGGATCAGTACTACAGCCCGGACTTCGGTCAGGCCACTGGTGCTGCCGTGCCGCTGGATGACTACGGCTACAGCGACTACCGCTAA